A part of Rhopalosiphum maidis isolate BTI-1 chromosome 3, ASM367621v3, whole genome shotgun sequence genomic DNA contains:
- the LOC113560109 gene encoding uncharacterized protein LOC113560109 has translation MSSISMNTLLTIVQVKQRRGGRYCPPMGYKEKYEVAFVDNGPPMYGCAYLDHDWQLSVVPLLHLWLERREEASIEPAYCKNMSNMNHYIFECLSREEPIDIEEIEKGFQYMSLYEYTPNAYGEHLEIANTLFYRCAVYVADEYENYGVVVIRMALGRGRAEHFNPRQCEGLSNLLADKNLIYNPPMQQDWPEGAMYVFIMGDIQPKRHKDRRAGRLCPPMVYKENYEVAFVDNGPPMYGCAYIEHDRSLSDTPLFHLWLERREQRNIEPTYCKNMSNMNHYIFECLTKDDSHDKDEFEKGFQYMSLYEYTANASNKHISKTDKQFYRCAVFAADDYVNYGVVVIRMALSKSIAHYYESSLCDGLSNLLSDKDLKYDPPSQQNWPKGSQYVFVMGELQPKRRIITTTTTTTTIAPLDFFDYFSMVLGHRPKY, from the exons ATGTCCAGCATATCGATGAACACTTTATTGACAATTGTTCAAg TCAAGCAGAGACGCGGTGGCCGATATTGTCCTCCAATGGGATACAAGGAAAAATACGAGGTAGCTTTTGTAGATAATGGACCACCGATGTACGGATGCGCCTACTTGGATCACGACTGGCAATTGAGCGTTGTGCCATTGCTTCATCTATGGCTTGAACGTCGCGAGGAAGCAAGTATCGAACCCGCATATTGCAAAAACATGAGTA ATATGAATCACTACATTTTCGAGTGTTTATCAAGAGAGGAACCTATCGACATTGAAGAGATTGAGAAAGGCTTTCAGTATATGTCGCTGTATGAATACACACCAAACGCATACGGTGAACACCTCGAAATAGCTAACACATTATTCTACAGATGTGCC GTATACGTCGCTGATGAATACGAAAACTATGGGGTTGTGGTAATTCGGATGGCACTTGGCAGGGGAAGAGCAGAGCATTTTAATCCAAGACAGTGCGAAGGTTTATCGAATCTTCTGGCggataaaaatctaatatacaACCCTCCAATGCAACAAGATTGGCCCGAAGGAgctatgtatgtatttataatgggAGATATCCAGCCCAAAAGAC ATAAGGATAGACGCGCTGGCCGACTTTGTCCTCCAATGGTATACAAGGAAAACTACGAGGTAGCTTTTGTAGATAATGGACCGCCGATGTACGGATGCGCCTACATAGAACACGACCGGTCATTGAGCGATACGCCATTGTTTCATTTGTGGCTCGAACGTCGCGAGCAACGAAACATCGAGCCTACCTATTGCAAGAACATGAGTA ATATGAACCATTACATTTTTGAGTGCTTGACAAAAGATGATTCACACGATAAGGATGAATTTGAGAAAGGCTTTCAGTATATGTCGCTATACGAATACACAGCAAACGCATCTAACAAACATATAAGTAAAACCGACAAGCAATTCTACAGGTGTGCC GTGTTCGCGGCTGATGATTACGTCAACTATGGGGTCGTGGTAATCCGGATGGCACTTAGCAAGAGTATAGCACACTATTATGAATCATCACTGTGCGACGGTCTATCGAATTTGCTGTCAGATAAAGATCTGAAGTACGACCCTCCATCGCAACAAAATTGGCCCAAAGGATCTCAGTATGTATTTGTAATGGGAGAACTTCAGCCCAAAAGACGTATAATAACAACTACTACAACAACTACAACAATAGCCCcattagatttttttgattatttttccatGGTATTGGGTCATCGTcctaaatattag